In Euphorbia lathyris chromosome 10, ddEupLath1.1, whole genome shotgun sequence, a single genomic region encodes these proteins:
- the LOC136209684 gene encoding pentatricopeptide repeat-containing protein At2g15980 yields the protein MPNPILNRIILFPLKPIKPHFLYSFSSSALPPPSDQPPLVCSVVSLLTHHRSKSRWSYLRSLLSSSPDDLTPAHFSQIALQLKSNPHLALRFFFFTLHNSLCSHNLQSYSTIIHILARARLKSHAQSIIRIALRSPVLLNHSNSSLKLFEMLTKTYRECNSAPFVFDLLIKSCLELKKIDGSIEIVRMLSSRGISPQISTCHDLVSWVSKCKGSLAGYGIFREVFGLRADETEGMGKRVRRVRPNVHSFNNLMVHFFKDGDLEMVLETWAEMERFGCVPNGYSYSILMAVYCEEGKIKEAEKSWDEMRVKGIKPDVVAYNTIIDGFCKTGEIEKAEEFVREMELSGVDGTCVTSEHLINGYCGIGDIDSAILVYRDMCRKNFSPEVSTMDALIGGLCEKKRVSEAMEIMKIAVRNASFHPSKNTYEFLIKALCEDGNMEEALKLQAKMVGKGHVPDPKIYDTFIEGYMKLGDEQMVTRLRKEMYETQK from the coding sequence ATGCCAAATCCCATCCTAAACCGGATCATTCTCTTTCCACTAAAACCCATCAAACCCCATTTTCTGTACTCTTTCTCGTCTTCTGCCTTACCTCCTCCCTCCGATCAACCTCCTCTAGTCTGCTCCGTCGTTTCACTTCTCACCCACCACCGCTCCAAATCCCGATGGAGCTATCTCCGCTCACTCCTCTCATCTTCCCCCGATGACTTAACTCCTGCCCATTTTTCCCAAATTGCTCTCCAATTAAAATCCAATCCTCATCTTGCcctccgcttcttcttcttcactctCCACAACTCTTTGTGCTCTCACAATCTCCAATCCTACTCCACCATCATCCACATCCTTGCCCGTGCTCGCCTCAAGTCACACGCCCAGTCCATCATCCGGATTGCTCTCCGCTCTCCAGTGTTGCTTAATCATTCTAATTCTTCTTTGAAACTGTTTGAAATGTTAACAAAAACATATAGGGAGTGCAATTCAGCTCCATTTGTGTTTGACTTGTTGATAAAATCCTGTCTTGAGTTGAAAAAGATTGATGGGTCTATTGAAATTGTGAGGATGTTAAGTTCTCGTGGGATTAGCCCACAAATTAGTACATGTCATGATTTGGTTTCTTGGGTTTCGAAGTGTAAAGGGTCTCTCGCCGGTTATGGGATTTTCAGGGAGGTTTTCGGATTGAGGGCTGATGAAACTGAGGGAATGGGGAAGAGGGTTAGAAGAGTTAGGCCTAATGTGCATAGTTTTAATAATCTGATGGTGCACTTTTTCAAAGATGGTGATTTGGAAATGGTTCTGGAGACATGGGCTGAAATGGAGAGATTTGGGTGTGTTCCAAATGGGTATAGTTATAGCATCTTGATGGCTGTTTATTGTGAAGAGGGGAAGATAAAAGAAGCAGAGAAATCATGGGATGAAATGAGAGTAAAAGGAATAAAGCCTGATGTTGTGGCTTATAATACTATCATCGATGGATTCTGTAAAACAGGGGAGATTGAGAAAGCTGAGGAATTTGTGAGAGAAATGGAATTGAGTGGAGTAGATGGTACTTGTGTTACTTCCGAGCACTTGATTAATGGGTACTGTGGAATTGGGGATATTGATTCGGCAATTCTTGTATATAGAGACATGTGCAGAAAGAATTTTAGTCCTGAAGTTTCAACAATGGATGCATTGATTGGAGGGCTTTGTGAGAAGAAAAGAGTCTCTGAAGCAATGGAGATTATGAAGATTGCAGTGAGAAATGCTAGCTTTCATCCTAGCAAGAATACGTATGAGTTCTTGATAAAGGCATTGTGTGAGGACGGTAACATGGAAGAAGCGTTGAAACTTCAGGCAAAGATGGTAGGCAAAGGGCATGTACCAGATCCAAAGATTTATGATACCTTTATTGAAGGGTATATGAAGTTAGGAGATGAGCAAATGGTTACAAGATTGAGGAAGGAAATGTATGAAACTCAAAAGTAG
- the LOC136209685 gene encoding CASP-like protein 5C3 yields the protein MAMDDIPGSVGTSASFTLRLGQTIFSSASLFFMSLGAQFYNYTAFCYLVTVMGLAIPWSFTLAIIDGYSVLVKCPIKQQGILLIIIVGDWVLSILILAAACSAASVVDLLLHSSASYCPATICSRYQVSAAMAFLTWFLSMASSLFNLWLLPSL from the exons atgGCCATGGATGACATACCTGGCTCTGTAGGGACAAGTGCTAGCTTCACTTTGAGATTGGGCCAGACCATTTTCTCTTCTGCTTCTCTCTTTTTTATGTCTCTTGGTGCTCAATTCTACAACTACACTGCCTTCTG CTACTTGGTGACAGTGATGGGTTTAGCAATCCCATGGAGTTTCACATTAGCAATAATTGATGGATACTCTGTTTTGGTAAAGTGCCCCATAAAACAACAAGGAATACTACTCATTATTATAGTAGGAGATTGG GTTTTGTCAATTCTGATTCTAGCAGCAGCATGCTCAGCAGCAAGTGTGGTAGATCTCTTACTTCACTCTAGTGCCTCATATTGTCCTGCAACCATTTGCAGTAGATATCAAGTATCTGCTGCTATGGCATTCTTGACTTGGTTTTTATCCATGGCTTCTTCTCTTTTCAATCTTTGGTTACTTCCCTCCTTGTGA
- the LOC136209686 gene encoding mitochondrial import receptor subunit TOM6 homolog, translating to MFPGMFMRKPDKQTALKQLKTHATMFGVWIAVVRVTPYFLHFLTKEKEELKLDF from the coding sequence ATGTTTCCAGGGATGTTTATGCGAAAACCGGACAAACAAACTGCATTGAAGCAGCTTAAAACACATGCTACCATGTTCGGTGTGTGGATCGCCGTCGTCCGCGTCACTCCTTACTTTCTCCACTTTCTTACCAAGGAAAAAGAAGAACTCAAGCTCGATTTCTAG